In a genomic window of Gossypium arboreum isolate Shixiya-1 chromosome 9, ASM2569848v2, whole genome shotgun sequence:
- the LOC108455559 gene encoding protein IQ-DOMAIN 12: MGKKRCWFSWVKKIFASDAKPKPEKKSRRWKWIFRRLKLKQHHLALPAPQKSLCEAREEQRNHALNVAIATAAAAEAAIAAAQAAAEVVRLTVASNPSHHFTTIDRNLAALKIQTAYRAHLARKALRALKGVVKLQAIVRGRAVRRQALINRKWLQSGTNMYPKVKEKSTSPTKVICQDSRRKQSLMNKDELQDKDIKGQYACNSEKSWNDSVLSKQDIEVNFLRSQEAMAKRERMKKYSYSHRERLNTRMLDELVHVKEAKAEANERERVMTSKLDVPSNLSTWEVNGPPHVRHRKLKKQQDTLNGMNPLFSFPRRSFSRTQQSVAGDEGSIPNSPVFPSYMGATECAKAKARSRSTPRQRVGFWDSCFDNSGAYKGGLSLWSTYERAPFSIDESCCLPMNPHIGYMT, from the exons ATGGGAAAGAAAAGGTGCTGGTTTAGTTGGGTGAAGAAGATATTCGCTTCTGATGCAAAACCAAAACCGGAAAAG AAATCAAGGAGGTGGAAATGGATTTTTAGAAGACTGAAACTAAAGCAACACCACCTTGCACTTCCTGCACCTCAAAAATCATTGTGTGAAGCAAGGGAAGAGCAAAGAAATCATGCTTTAAACGTAGCCATTGCAACAGCTGCCGCAGCGGAGGCTGCAATTGCTGCCGCCCAAGCAGCGGCTGAGGTTGTGCGTCTCACAGTTGCCTCTAACCCTTCTCATCATTTCACTACAATCGACAGAAACTTGGCTGCTCTTAAAATCCAAACTGCTTATCGGGCACACCTG GCAAGGAAAGCACTCAGGGCATTGAAGGGAGTAGTGAAACTCCAAGCTATTGTTCGAGGCCGAGCTGTGAGGCGTCAGGCATTGATTAACCGGAAGTGGTTACAGTCTGGTACAAATATGTACCCAAAGGTGAAGGAGAAGAGTACTTCTCCAACTAAAGTAATCTGTCAAGACAGCAGGAGAAAACAGAGTCTCATGAACAAAGATGAATTGCAGGACAAAGACATTAAA GGGCAGTATGCATGCAATAGTGAAAAGAGTTGGAATGACAGTGTACTTTCTAAACAAGACATTGAAGTCAATTTTTTAAGAAGCCAGGAGGCAATGGCCAAAAGAGAGCGTATGAAGAAATACTCCTACTCCCATCGG GAGAGGCTAAATACTCGTATGCTTGATGAATTGGTGCACGTCAAAGAAGCTAAAGCTGAGGCAAATGAAAGGGAAAGAGTGATGACTTCGAAACTGGATGTGCCTTCAAATTTGAGTACATGGGAAGTAAATGGTCCACCTCATGTTAGACATAGAAAATTGAAAAAGCAGCAAGATACACTAAATGGAATGAATCCGCTCTTTTCATTTCCAAGAAGATCATTTAGTCGTACGCAGCAGAGTGTAGCCGGAGATGAAGGTTCCATCCCCAATTCGCCAGTTTTTCCTAGTTATATGGGAGCAACAGAATGTGCAAAAGCAAAGGCAAGGTCAAGGAGCACGCCAAGGCAACGGGTAGGATTTTGGGATAGTTGCTTTGATAATAGTGGGGCATACAAGGGTGGACTTTCTTTGTGGTCCACTTATGAGCGTGCGCCATTCAGCATCGATGAGAGTTGTTGTCTTCCTATGAATCCACACATTGGTTATATGACGTAA